TCGGTCAGGAAGATGTCGGAAATCGCCTGGCGGTTGGCATCAAGCGAGACCTTCGCCCCCACCGGATTGACGAATTCAACCTTTGCCAGTGCCTCCTGGAAGGCCTTCTGATCGCCTGAAAGATCGCCATCAACCGCTTCCAGGGCGAGCAGCACTGCTTTGGTATTGGTGTAATAATTCACCCCGTGGATCGAGGGACTTTCAAACCCGTCCGGGAATTTCTCGCGATAGGTGGCGACGAAAGCGTTCCAGCCCTCATCATCGATCACATCGGCGATCGGACCGGCCGCAACCATCCCCTCCATCAGCCGCTGATGCGGGCCGCGCGCAGAGAGGAGCGTCTGATCGGCGGTAATCGAGCCGCCCATGATTGGCAGCTCGCCGCCGTTCTGGGCATATTCCGTCAGGAAAGCCAGCGCATCCGTACCGCCCTGCACCACCAGAAGTCCGTCAGAATCCGCCGGGATCGAGGTGATGATCGACGCGAAATCGGTGGTGTTCAGCGGCGACCAAAGCTTGGTGACCTTGCCCCCTGCCGCACAGTATTCATGCATGAAGCCAAAGACCTGCGCATAGGGGAAAGCATAGTCCGCCGCGACAATGGTCACATGGCGCATCCCCTTTTCGTTATAGGCATGGCTGCCGAGGCCCGCCATCCACTGGGTGCCCTCGGTGTTGAAACGGAAGAAATTCTCCGACACATCGCGCAGCGTTGCATCCGCAGCCGCAGCCGAGCCATTGACGAAGGTTTTGCCCGGCACGGTTTTAGAATAGTCGCGCAGCGCCATGCCTTCGGCGCCAGAAAGCGGCCCGATCACGATATCGACGCCATCCTGTTCGATCAGCTTCCGCGCGCGTGCAAGCGCCACATCCGCCTGCGCGTTAGAGCTTTCGCGGATCCATTCGATCTTCTTGCCGTTGATCTCCCAGCCGACCTCGTCAAAGGCCAGTTCCATCATGCGGTAGGCATCCTGGCCGCCGGTGGCGAATGGCCCCTCCAGCGTGGTAACGGATCCTATACGGATCACATCGCCATCTGCAAAGGCCGGACTGCCGAAGGCCGCGAGAAGGGCAATCGCTGCGACCATTGGTCGGAACGGGTTCTGTTTGACAGCTTGCATGTTTTCCTCCCTCATGCGTGCTTCATCCCTGGTTGCCGGGGTGCTCCTCAACACTCCGGAACAGTTTGCGGATCTGACGGCCGGCGATTTGGATCAGGCCTGGCACCCCATCGGGCGACAGAAGGACGATCCCCAGAAAAACCATGCCAATCAGGGTATTGAAACGGTCGCGATCATAAATAGAGGCCGCGAATGTATCGAGCAGCGTGAAGATCAGCGCCCCGATGAAGGCGCCTGCGGGATGGCGCATTCCGCCGATCACGCACATGACCAGAATATTGACGGTCGCTCCCATGCCGATGGAGGCAGGCGTGATGCCGATATTGTAGATCGTCACCATGATGCCACCGACACCCGCGATAAGGCCTGCCACCGCAAAGGCCATCACCCGATGCAGCCTGGCATCAAAGCCAAGCGCCGAGACCCGGCGCGGATGGCTGCGCAGCCCCTGCAGGACCAGCCCGAACGGCGTTTTCACCAGCCAGAGCACTGCCAGATAAAGGGCCACCGCAATTGCCAGCGCAGTCAGATAGAAGGTCAGCGGATTGCGCAGGGGCAGGCCAAAAACCTCGGGCCCCAGCACATTGCGGATGCCCTCATAGCCGTTCAGAAGTGCGGTATTGGCCTGGGCAAACAGGCTGACCCCCACCGCCAGTGCCAGCGTGATCATAAGCAGGTAGATGTCATTGGTGCGCATCGAGATCAGGCCTACCAGAAGCCCGGCAAGGCTTGCGGCCATGAGCGCAAGCGGGATCGCCAGCAGATAGGGCAGCTGCGCGCCATTTGCCGGCACGGCCTCGGGAACAGTGATCGCGACAGCATAGCCCGCAACCCCGGCAATCATCGTCTGCGCCAGCGAGACAAAACCGCCATAGGTGGCCAGAAAGGTCAGCGAAAGCGCAACGATGCCATAGACCAGAGTGCGCCCCAGGATATTCATCAGCCAGAAATCAGACAGCAGCAGCGGCGCGGCCAGCAGGCAAAGCGCAGTGGCCAGATTTAAAGCGCGGATCATTTCACCGCTCCCATGATGCCCTGCGGCCGGATCGCCAGTGTCGCCACCATGATTGCGAAGGTCAGGATCACCGACCAGGTCGGGAACAGCGCCAGGCCCCATTGCTCAGCCAGCCCGATCAGCAGCGCGCCGATCGCTGTGCCGCCGATCGAGCCCATACCACCTACGATCACCACCACCAGCGAGGACAAAAGGAACCGCGTATCGACCCCAAGTGCGACCGGCTGCGCCGTGGCGCCGATCACGCCGCCAAGGCCCGCGAGGGCCGCACCAAGCGCGAAAACCAGTGCCGAGGTGACCGGCACATTGATGCCGCAGGCCGCCAGCATCTCGCGGTCATCAACGCCCGCGCGCACCACGATCCCCAGCTTCGTGCGGTTCAGGATCAGCCACAGGCCAACCCCCACCGCCACCGCCGCCATGATCTGAAACAGGCGGAAGAACGGATAGCGCCCAACACCCGGCAGCACCACCGGCCCGAACAGCGCATCCGGCGCAAAGAACTGAAAGGGCGAGCCGCCGAATTGCGCCAGGATCTGATCGGCGATGATGATCGAGAGGCCAATGGTCACCAGCGCCTGGCGCAGCTCCTGGCCCTGCATCCAGCCAAGAAAGGCCACCTGCATCACCACGCCGGTCAGCGACGCCGCCGCCATCCCGGCAAGTATCGCCAGATACCAGGCATAGGCGAATGTCGCATCATTGGCATATAGCGGATCATAGACCGCGTAGCCGACATAGGCCCCGATCAGATAGAGCGAGCCATGGGCCATGTTCACCGTACGCATCAGGCCAAAGATCAGCGAAAAGCCGCAAGCGACGATGAAATACAGCGCGGCAAGGGTCACCCCATTGAGCGTGACAGTCAGAAACCAGGCCAAGGCAAAACTCTCCCCCACGCGCGGAAGGCAGGGCCGCCGCACGTCTCTTTTCAGCAGTCAGGACAAAGGCCGGCAGGGCTCCTCTCCCCGGCGGCTTTCTATTGGT
This genomic window from Rhodobacter sp. 24-YEA-8 contains:
- a CDS encoding branched-chain amino acid ABC transporter permease codes for the protein MAWFLTVTLNGVTLAALYFIVACGFSLIFGLMRTVNMAHGSLYLIGAYVGYAVYDPLYANDATFAYAWYLAILAGMAAASLTGVVMQVAFLGWMQGQELRQALVTIGLSIIIADQILAQFGGSPFQFFAPDALFGPVVLPGVGRYPFFRLFQIMAAVAVGVGLWLILNRTKLGIVVRAGVDDREMLAACGINVPVTSALVFALGAALAGLGGVIGATAQPVALGVDTRFLLSSLVVVIVGGMGSIGGTAIGALLIGLAEQWGLALFPTWSVILTFAIMVATLAIRPQGIMGAVK
- a CDS encoding branched-chain amino acid ABC transporter permease, whose product is MIRALNLATALCLLAAPLLLSDFWLMNILGRTLVYGIVALSLTFLATYGGFVSLAQTMIAGVAGYAVAITVPEAVPANGAQLPYLLAIPLALMAASLAGLLVGLISMRTNDIYLLMITLALAVGVSLFAQANTALLNGYEGIRNVLGPEVFGLPLRNPLTFYLTALAIAVALYLAVLWLVKTPFGLVLQGLRSHPRRVSALGFDARLHRVMAFAVAGLIAGVGGIMVTIYNIGITPASIGMGATVNILVMCVIGGMRHPAGAFIGALIFTLLDTFAASIYDRDRFNTLIGMVFLGIVLLSPDGVPGLIQIAGRQIRKLFRSVEEHPGNQG
- a CDS encoding ABC transporter substrate-binding protein; protein product: MQAVKQNPFRPMVAAIALLAAFGSPAFADGDVIRIGSVTTLEGPFATGGQDAYRMMELAFDEVGWEINGKKIEWIRESSNAQADVALARARKLIEQDGVDIVIGPLSGAEGMALRDYSKTVPGKTFVNGSAAAADATLRDVSENFFRFNTEGTQWMAGLGSHAYNEKGMRHVTIVAADYAFPYAQVFGFMHEYCAAGGKVTKLWSPLNTTDFASIITSIPADSDGLLVVQGGTDALAFLTEYAQNGGELPIMGGSITADQTLLSARGPHQRLMEGMVAAGPIADVIDDEGWNAFVATYREKFPDGFESPSIHGVNYYTNTKAVLLALEAVDGDLSGDQKAFQEALAKVEFVNPVGAKVSLDANRQAISDIFLTEIINDDGTMRTKAFGKTEGVSQSLGMETEAFLALGAPSRDNPDCAP